The Neobacillus sp. OS1-2 genome includes a window with the following:
- a CDS encoding site-specific integrase has translation MKKESDFAKHLSSFLTRYLPGTLNVSKNTISSYRDTYKLFLLFWQEDRKIRPEHLRLDMITFESVSCFLDWLEKSRGCCISTRNQRLAAIHSFIRYVQLESPENLFELQKVFAIPIKKSPRPDIKFLTLKETEILLAQPDISSKVGRRNLVLLALMYDSGARVQEIIDLTFQDVRLDAPSVVILRGKGNKTRSVPLMKNTTSLLKEYIAEQKSGYTPSLNDTPLFLNQQKQKLTRKGVAYILNKHAESACMNSEFQRKEKITCHVLRHSRAAHMLQAGIPLVYIRDFLGHASVKSTEIYARLNDEIKRKAIEEAYIDLNIQDFPSWQEDSKLMDWLTDLCK, from the coding sequence GTGAAGAAAGAATCTGATTTTGCTAAGCACTTGTCCAGTTTTCTCACCAGATATCTTCCAGGAACATTGAATGTTAGTAAAAATACTATATCTTCATATAGGGATACGTATAAATTATTTCTTTTGTTTTGGCAAGAGGATAGGAAAATCCGACCGGAACATCTACGACTTGATATGATTACGTTTGAATCTGTTTCGTGCTTTCTTGATTGGCTTGAAAAAAGCCGTGGGTGCTGCATTTCGACAAGAAACCAGCGCTTGGCGGCAATCCACTCTTTTATACGGTATGTACAATTAGAAAGCCCTGAAAATCTGTTTGAATTACAAAAAGTTTTTGCTATCCCGATTAAAAAAAGCCCCCGACCTGATATTAAGTTCCTAACATTAAAAGAAACAGAAATTTTGTTAGCACAGCCGGACATCTCCTCTAAAGTGGGGAGAAGAAATCTTGTTTTGTTGGCCCTTATGTATGATAGTGGCGCAAGAGTCCAAGAAATAATTGATCTGACTTTTCAAGATGTCCGACTGGATGCACCGTCTGTTGTAATACTTCGCGGCAAGGGAAATAAAACACGTTCTGTACCATTAATGAAAAATACAACTTCTTTGTTAAAGGAATATATTGCAGAACAAAAATCGGGATACACCCCTTCATTGAACGATACACCATTATTTCTTAATCAGCAGAAACAAAAACTAACTAGAAAAGGAGTAGCTTATATTCTAAATAAGCATGCCGAAAGTGCATGCATGAATTCTGAATTTCAAAGAAAGGAAAAGATAACGTGTCATGTGTTAAGACATTCTAGAGCAGCGCATATGCTACAGGCTGGCATCCCTCTAGTTTATATCCGCGATTTTCTTGGTCATGCAAGTGTAAAAAGTACTGAAATATATGCTAGGTTGAACGATGAGATAAAAAGAAAGGCCATAGAAGAAGCGTATATTGATCTGAATATACAGGACTTTCCTTCTTGGCAGGAAGATTCTAAGTTGATGGATTGGCTTACGGATTTATGCAAGTAA
- the tnpB gene encoding IS66 family insertion sequence element accessory protein TnpB (TnpB, as the term is used for proteins encoded by IS66 family insertion elements, is considered an accessory protein, since TnpC, encoded by a neighboring gene, is a DDE family transposase.) — protein MDGLATLIQDSFNLDPYSDSIFLFSGWSKDRYKCLYFDGDGFAMLYKRLDNGKLQWPKDENEVRKLSQQTLRWLLEGLSIQQPKAIQKSPEGVF, from the coding sequence ATTGATGGCCTTGCAACATTGATTCAGGATTCTTTTAATCTGGATCCTTATAGTGATTCTATTTTCTTATTTTCTGGATGGAGCAAGGACCGCTACAAATGTTTATATTTTGATGGGGATGGCTTCGCCATGCTTTATAAACGTTTGGATAACGGAAAACTTCAATGGCCTAAAGATGAAAATGAAGTCCGTAAACTTTCTCAACAGACCCTTCGCTGGTTGCTAGAAGGGCTTTCAATTCAGCAACCAAAAGCAATTCAGAAATCACCGGAGGGAGTGTTCTAA
- a CDS encoding HD domain-containing protein — protein MNVIEKALQIASKAHANQFRKHTDIPYITHPVAVGMMLMKAGYGDDLVAAGILHDTVEDTSLTLADIERDFGRIIARIVEGCSEPDKSLSWEERKKHTIEFLKTAPDEVRAVACADKLHNIQSIIEDYKQMGESVWERFNRGKGDQEWYYRNVVESLGYQTNIRLLDELKNEVDQLFKPN, from the coding sequence ATGAATGTGATTGAAAAGGCACTTCAGATTGCAAGCAAAGCTCATGCAAATCAATTTAGAAAACATACGGATATTCCCTATATTACTCATCCTGTCGCGGTTGGAATGATGTTAATGAAGGCAGGATATGGCGATGATCTTGTTGCTGCAGGAATCTTACATGATACGGTGGAAGATACGTCTCTTACATTAGCAGATATTGAACGGGATTTTGGGAGAATAATAGCTAGGATTGTAGAGGGATGCTCTGAACCAGATAAGTCATTGTCCTGGGAGGAAAGAAAAAAGCATACAATCGAGTTTTTAAAGACAGCACCAGATGAGGTTCGGGCTGTTGCCTGCGCAGATAAATTACATAATATACAGTCTATCATTGAAGATTATAAGCAAATGGGTGAAAGTGTTTGGGAAAGGTTTAACCGCGGGAAAGGTGATCAAGAGTGGTATTATCGAAACGTGGTTGAAAGCCTGGGGTACCAGACAAATATTAGATTATTAGATGAATTAAAAAATGAGGTTGATCAATTGTTTAAACCTAATTAA
- a CDS encoding IS66 family transposase has protein sequence MVNTPSNNGNQNEKLIRLLEEQLAYSNLQNKDLSKKLDQSAKQIEALTEQLRHLNKLLFGSKTEMAKYNEPEGQGSLFDDGPSFSESEPTEEQSQQTISYTVVRKVQKKKRNDSLHDGIEVEAVHHHPKNTTCDCCQGPMIEIGSTVVREEAEFIPARMKKVQHIEHAYECKNCKDDAFQKAQIKRGKAPQAPIQRSIAGPSVLAKVIYDKFAQYLPLYRQVKEWVRYGLNTNDKNLSNWVIRAAHDWLSLIYERMKQLMMAKSVLHIDETYAQIINRSDGKSGQTNAYNWVFRSVPSQGPIITLFHSSLSRARSVLESFVDGFSGTIICDGYSAYDKLKGVTFANCFAHVRRYWLKADSKNGQIGVNYCDDLYRLERQFRHLSPSKQRKKRQKYSKPIVDKFLEWVETSPFYGKNALAKAAEYTLNRANGLKAFLNDGRIELDNNPAENAIRPSVVGRKNWIHSVSEAGAKANAICLSIAETAKANNVDFYRYLLKLLTDLPNLDIYQNPEVLNQYMPWSKMIQTECGN, from the coding sequence ATGGTTAATACTCCTTCCAATAACGGGAATCAAAACGAAAAATTAATTCGACTTCTCGAAGAACAATTGGCGTATTCGAATCTTCAAAACAAAGATCTATCCAAAAAGCTAGATCAATCGGCTAAGCAAATTGAAGCGTTAACCGAACAACTTCGCCATTTAAATAAGCTATTATTTGGTTCTAAAACTGAAATGGCTAAATATAATGAGCCAGAAGGACAAGGTTCATTATTTGATGATGGCCCGTCTTTTAGCGAATCTGAGCCCACAGAAGAACAAAGCCAACAGACAATTTCTTATACTGTTGTACGGAAAGTCCAAAAGAAAAAGCGAAATGATTCATTGCATGATGGTATTGAAGTAGAAGCTGTTCACCATCATCCAAAAAATACGACCTGTGACTGTTGCCAGGGACCGATGATTGAAATTGGCAGCACTGTCGTACGCGAAGAAGCAGAATTCATTCCTGCAAGAATGAAGAAAGTTCAACATATTGAACACGCTTATGAATGTAAAAACTGCAAAGATGATGCATTTCAGAAAGCGCAAATTAAACGCGGTAAGGCTCCACAGGCTCCTATTCAACGCAGTATCGCGGGTCCAAGCGTCCTTGCCAAAGTTATCTATGATAAATTTGCACAATATTTACCGCTTTACCGTCAGGTAAAGGAATGGGTTCGCTATGGATTGAATACCAATGATAAGAATCTTTCTAACTGGGTTATTCGAGCTGCACATGATTGGTTATCCCTTATTTATGAACGGATGAAACAACTAATGATGGCTAAATCCGTTTTACATATCGATGAAACCTATGCGCAAATTATCAATCGATCCGACGGGAAATCTGGGCAAACTAATGCTTATAATTGGGTGTTTCGAAGTGTGCCGAGCCAAGGGCCCATAATAACACTTTTCCATAGTTCATTGTCACGTGCCCGATCTGTCCTTGAAAGTTTCGTTGACGGCTTTTCCGGAACGATTATTTGTGATGGATATTCCGCCTATGATAAATTGAAAGGCGTTACCTTCGCAAATTGCTTTGCGCATGTTCGGCGTTATTGGCTAAAGGCAGACAGCAAAAATGGGCAAATCGGTGTGAATTACTGTGACGATTTGTACCGCCTTGAAAGGCAATTTAGACATTTGTCTCCGAGTAAGCAACGAAAAAAGCGCCAGAAATATTCGAAGCCAATTGTAGATAAATTCCTTGAATGGGTAGAAACTTCACCATTTTACGGCAAAAATGCACTTGCGAAAGCAGCTGAATATACATTGAACAGGGCAAACGGACTGAAAGCATTCCTGAACGACGGGCGAATTGAATTGGATAATAATCCCGCCGAGAATGCTATTCGCCCGAGTGTGGTGGGTCGAAAAAACTGGATCCACTCTGTTAGCGAAGCCGGTGCAAAAGCCAATGCAATCTGTTTAAGTATCGCAGAAACTGCAAAAGCAAACAATGTGGATTTCTATCGTTATCTTTTGAAGTTACTGACAGATTTACCGAATCTAGATATCTATCAAAACCCGGAAGTTTTAAATCAATACATGCCCTGGTCGAAAATGATACAAACAGAATGTGGCAACTAA
- a CDS encoding DEAD/DEAH box helicase, whose amino-acid sequence MESVEKKLIVNSDKGNLLKELVKSMNECEQFYFSVAFINFSGLQLLLDPLKEAEKKGIRGKIITSTYLNFTDAKALEKIREFKNVDLKVFVTDKEIGFHTKAYIFEYQDSYKVIIGSSNITQSALKSNIEWNVEIIAKENGRFIKDVLKEYDYLWNMSEEADEDFIRRYEDFLKSFKSTQISHQLIYENKKYIVQNRMQKRATENLDRLRSFGEKKALVIAATGTGKTYMSAFDVKNVKPKKLLFIVHREEILKKAKDTFEMLLPNEGFTFGLLTGNHKQKHVDYVFATIQTISKCYHEFENDEFDYLIIDEAHHAISPTYQTVLDYFKPNFTLGMTATPERSDGYNVFDLFDNNVALEVRLHEALEDELVIPFHYFGITDIEGIDLSDVDIDDITEITKRLKVNERVDFIIEKMDFYGHDGEKRKGLGFCVSIEHAQYMASEFNKKDYKSVCLYGADPPETRERYINRLEKDNDELEFIFTVDIFNEGVDIPSVNTVLMLRPTNSPIVFIQQLGRGLRKHANKEFLTVLDFIGNHNKTFLIALALNGSRYYDKESLKVAIATGFANIPGCTHIQMDKISQERILAQIDNENFNSMKYLKEEYFEFKKLNQGRIPLLLMDYMKYDGAPDPVKFIDREKSYLQFVAKVEKDDDLKGLLQNDGFEGTLKELSSKLPLKRIYEFVIIQYLLDHEEINLITAKKQIVKMIRHVDDDSVSHAFETLNQNYYDSGQLKNKPKLVQYSNGKLSKTTMFMGLLENEEYRKFIVDIIHYGIFRYEKEFKAGYYGVPHFKLYEQYSMVDAALLSNYRKMHSSFRGSGLLTNGNEYFLFIDLHKEEDIKESINYNDKFIDEHYFQWQTPNSTSQNTDRGQNIIFNERRGINLHLFVRKYREIDGKNEPFIYIGRGNTVEFEGEKPITVKLKLENEIPSTLFTE is encoded by the coding sequence ATGGAATCGGTTGAAAAGAAGTTAATCGTAAATTCCGATAAGGGGAATTTATTGAAAGAGTTAGTAAAATCGATGAATGAGTGTGAGCAGTTTTATTTTAGTGTGGCCTTTATTAATTTCAGCGGACTGCAGTTGCTCCTTGATCCTTTAAAAGAGGCGGAGAAAAAGGGCATCCGGGGAAAGATCATTACTTCAACCTATCTTAATTTTACTGACGCAAAGGCATTAGAAAAAATTAGAGAATTTAAGAATGTTGATTTAAAGGTTTTTGTGACGGATAAAGAGATTGGCTTTCATACGAAGGCATACATATTTGAATACCAAGATAGCTACAAAGTGATTATTGGCTCGTCCAATATCACCCAAAGTGCTCTTAAAAGCAATATTGAATGGAATGTTGAAATTATCGCCAAGGAGAATGGCAGATTCATTAAGGATGTTTTAAAGGAATATGATTATCTATGGAACATGAGTGAGGAAGCGGATGAGGATTTTATTAGAAGATATGAGGATTTCCTTAAAAGCTTTAAGAGCACCCAGATATCACATCAATTAATCTATGAGAACAAAAAATATATAGTGCAAAACCGGATGCAGAAACGTGCAACTGAAAATTTGGATAGATTGCGGAGTTTTGGGGAGAAAAAGGCGCTTGTCATAGCTGCAACTGGTACCGGTAAAACGTATATGTCGGCATTTGATGTGAAGAATGTGAAACCTAAAAAACTCCTTTTTATTGTTCATCGAGAAGAGATTTTGAAGAAAGCTAAGGATACTTTTGAAATGCTCCTTCCCAATGAAGGATTTACTTTTGGTCTTCTAACAGGTAATCATAAGCAGAAACATGTTGATTATGTGTTTGCCACTATCCAAACCATTTCGAAATGCTATCATGAATTTGAAAATGATGAATTTGATTATTTAATCATTGATGAGGCCCATCATGCGATAAGTCCGACGTATCAAACGGTATTGGACTATTTCAAGCCAAATTTTACTTTAGGAATGACGGCAACGCCGGAACGAAGCGATGGCTATAATGTGTTTGATTTATTTGATAATAATGTGGCACTCGAGGTCCGGTTGCATGAGGCTCTAGAGGACGAGCTGGTTATTCCTTTTCACTACTTTGGCATAACCGATATCGAAGGCATTGATTTGAGTGATGTAGACATTGATGATATCACCGAGATCACTAAGAGGCTTAAGGTGAATGAACGTGTCGATTTTATTATTGAAAAAATGGACTTCTATGGTCATGACGGAGAGAAAAGAAAAGGGCTTGGTTTCTGTGTAAGCATTGAGCATGCACAATATATGGCTAGTGAATTTAATAAAAAGGACTATAAAAGCGTCTGTTTATACGGGGCTGATCCACCAGAAACACGTGAAAGATATATTAATCGCCTAGAAAAGGACAATGACGAATTAGAATTTATTTTTACCGTTGATATTTTTAATGAAGGGGTTGATATTCCCTCTGTCAACACGGTGCTCATGTTGAGGCCAACCAACTCCCCAATTGTGTTTATTCAACAATTGGGAAGAGGATTGCGGAAGCATGCTAATAAGGAGTTCTTAACAGTCCTTGATTTTATAGGAAACCATAATAAAACCTTCCTCATTGCATTGGCATTAAATGGCAGCCGTTATTATGATAAGGAAAGCTTAAAGGTAGCGATTGCAACAGGCTTTGCAAACATCCCTGGCTGTACACATATCCAAATGGATAAGATTTCACAAGAGAGAATTTTGGCACAGATTGATAACGAAAACTTCAATTCCATGAAATATTTGAAAGAAGAGTATTTCGAATTTAAGAAACTCAATCAGGGACGAATTCCTTTATTGTTAATGGATTATATGAAATATGACGGGGCACCGGATCCCGTTAAATTCATAGATCGAGAAAAATCGTACTTGCAATTTGTGGCCAAAGTTGAGAAAGATGATGATTTAAAAGGTCTTTTACAAAATGATGGATTTGAAGGGACTTTAAAAGAGTTATCCAGTAAGCTACCACTTAAAAGGATTTACGAGTTTGTGATCATTCAATATCTTTTGGATCATGAAGAAATAAATTTAATTACTGCAAAAAAGCAGATCGTTAAGATGATTCGTCATGTTGATGATGATAGTGTGTCACATGCCTTTGAAACATTGAATCAAAATTACTATGATAGTGGCCAGCTTAAGAATAAGCCTAAATTAGTTCAATACAGTAATGGTAAACTGAGTAAGACTACAATGTTTATGGGGCTATTAGAAAATGAGGAATACCGAAAGTTTATTGTAGATATTATTCATTACGGAATTTTCCGTTATGAGAAGGAATTCAAAGCAGGATATTATGGTGTTCCACATTTTAAATTATATGAACAATACTCTATGGTGGATGCTGCTTTGTTATCAAATTATCGAAAAATGCACAGTTCGTTTAGAGGTTCAGGACTCCTTACGAATGGGAATGAGTATTTCTTGTTTATCGACCTTCATAAAGAAGAGGATATCAAGGAAAGTATTAATTATAATGATAAATTTATTGATGAGCATTATTTTCAATGGCAAACACCCAATAGTACATCCCAAAATACGGATCGAGGGCAAAATATTATTTTTAATGAACGCCGTGGGATTAACCTTCATCTCTTTGTAAGGAAGTACCGGGAAATCGACGGTAAAAATGAACCATTTATTTATATTGGAAGAGGAAATACTGTTGAATTTGAAGGTGAGAAGCCAATTACCGTTAAATTAAAATTGGAAAACGAAATACCTTCGACCCTATTTACGGAGTGA
- a CDS encoding (deoxy)nucleoside triphosphate pyrophosphohydrolase has protein sequence MKKLVKVVAAIIENEQKEVLCALRSPEMSIPNRWEFPGGKIEANEDIYSALKREIDEELDCKIETYNEIFNDTTHEYETFIINLISIKCRVVKGTPTKSEHSKLIWLKRKNLDSLKWAPADVPAVEQLIQEK, from the coding sequence ATGAAAAAACTTGTAAAAGTCGTCGCAGCGATTATCGAAAATGAGCAAAAGGAAGTTTTATGTGCGCTAAGATCTCCTGAAATGTCTATCCCAAATAGGTGGGAATTTCCTGGTGGTAAAATAGAAGCCAATGAGGACATCTACTCAGCATTAAAGAGAGAAATTGATGAAGAATTAGATTGTAAGATCGAAACATACAATGAGATTTTTAACGACACTACCCATGAATACGAAACATTTATTATTAACCTAATCTCAATTAAATGTCGTGTTGTCAAAGGAACTCCTACAAAAAGTGAACATTCCAAGCTAATTTGGCTAAAAAGAAAAAATTTAGATTCCCTAAAATGGGCGCCGGCTGATGTTCCAGCAGTAGAACAATTAATCCAAGAAAAATAG
- a CDS encoding tyrosine-type recombinase/integrase, with protein sequence MDQTINGLIHEVLKAIRQEGYTEKGVNKHSQTYSLLMSYADKVGQQKYSEELGQAFVKERYGASFDTRRGNNTQYVTEKIRHLNKLWHFQQYGTVHFAARSGKKKPFQCPGCFSDVYERFLTYCEYKGYTDHSRRSLIYPVKKLLTFLDANKISSMDDILAGTITSYMTLYIDCSKVYLKTLTSKLSVFFHFLFENHLVSHELHTLLPDIRYVRDSFVPSSWKKEDVIKLMKSIDRSNPVGKRDYAMLLLVVRLGLRTSDIRNIKITDFNWQKRTIHIIQSKTREPLELPLLEDVGWAVIDYLKNGRPTTDDITLFVRHSPEGGPISERNKLQNVLHKHMRIAGLEIPKNEHRGLHSLRSSLARTMLENGAALPVISEILGHRNTQSTSHYLKINMEALKKCPIDPEEVFFDE encoded by the coding sequence ATGGACCAAACAATTAATGGGCTAATACATGAGGTATTAAAGGCTATTAGACAAGAGGGGTATACCGAAAAAGGTGTTAATAAACATTCTCAGACTTATTCACTCCTAATGTCCTATGCGGATAAAGTTGGCCAACAGAAATACAGTGAAGAACTTGGGCAAGCATTTGTTAAGGAAAGATATGGTGCATCTTTCGATACCCGTAGGGGTAATAACACTCAGTATGTAACTGAAAAAATTCGCCATCTTAATAAACTTTGGCATTTTCAACAATATGGTACAGTCCACTTTGCTGCTAGAAGTGGAAAGAAAAAACCTTTTCAGTGTCCTGGCTGCTTTTCAGATGTGTATGAAAGGTTTCTAACCTACTGTGAGTACAAAGGATACACGGACCATAGCCGCCGTTCCTTAATATATCCTGTAAAGAAGCTCCTTACATTTCTAGATGCCAACAAAATATCATCTATGGATGATATTTTAGCAGGGACCATAACCAGTTACATGACCTTGTATATCGACTGTTCAAAAGTTTATCTAAAAACATTAACATCAAAACTAAGTGTATTCTTCCATTTCCTTTTTGAAAATCACCTAGTATCTCATGAACTTCACACACTCCTTCCCGATATTCGATATGTGAGGGATTCATTCGTCCCTTCCTCTTGGAAAAAAGAAGATGTCATTAAACTAATGAAATCCATTGATCGTAGTAATCCAGTTGGTAAGCGTGATTATGCAATGTTACTTCTTGTTGTGAGACTCGGACTTCGCACAAGCGATATTCGCAATATTAAAATTACCGACTTTAACTGGCAAAAAAGAACAATTCATATCATACAGTCTAAAACTCGTGAGCCACTTGAACTGCCTTTACTAGAGGATGTTGGTTGGGCCGTTATAGACTATCTAAAGAATGGTAGACCAACAACTGATGATATTACATTATTTGTAAGACACTCCCCGGAGGGAGGACCCATTTCCGAGAGAAATAAACTTCAAAATGTTCTTCACAAACATATGAGAATTGCCGGGCTTGAGATTCCAAAGAACGAACATAGAGGCTTACACTCCTTAAGAAGTAGCCTTGCTCGAACTATGCTTGAAAATGGTGCTGCACTTCCCGTTATTTCGGAAATTCTTGGGCACAGGAATACCCAGAGTACAAGTCATTATCTAAAGATTAACATGGAAGCATTAAAGAAATGCCCCATTGATCCCGAGGAGGTGTTCTTTGATGAATAA
- a CDS encoding tyrosine-type recombinase/integrase: MNKSHYGWKSAISSIIKDFINEKHLAGYRFRCQERWMKQFDKYCYEKNISIEQLNRDLLEQFCSKNKNESRMTYEGRLCLMRQFARYLLKQGYKIEIPTTPKKRFSYPIRIPYIYTSSELKEIFIQIDNWSWTSQSRGYRKQIDPLLFRMIYGCGLRVMEALRLKVTDVNLEEGYLSIIDAKNGRDRIVPMVESLIIRCRAYSKQMHLLSRPSDFYFPGRTSGTHISYTSTYKRYREYLWKAGIPHTRHGPRIHDLRHAFCVHRFKKWALAGNDLNNLMPYLSAYLGHADFRGTEYYLRLTADLYPEIISKLDYAHGYIIPERSCSLSEERI; encoded by the coding sequence ATGAATAAATCCCATTATGGATGGAAAAGCGCTATATCATCTATCATAAAAGATTTCATTAATGAGAAACATCTTGCTGGATACCGTTTCCGTTGTCAGGAAAGATGGATGAAACAGTTTGATAAGTATTGTTATGAAAAAAATATTAGTATAGAACAACTTAATAGGGATCTATTAGAACAATTTTGTTCCAAGAATAAAAACGAATCTAGGATGACATATGAGGGCCGACTCTGTTTAATGCGGCAGTTTGCTAGATATCTTTTAAAACAAGGATACAAAATTGAAATTCCAACCACACCCAAAAAGCGATTTTCTTATCCAATTCGTATTCCATATATATATACCTCAAGTGAGTTAAAAGAAATCTTTATACAGATTGATAATTGGAGTTGGACATCACAAAGCCGGGGATATCGAAAACAAATAGATCCACTGCTCTTTCGCATGATTTATGGTTGTGGGTTAAGAGTTATGGAAGCACTAAGGTTAAAAGTGACGGATGTCAACCTCGAAGAGGGCTATCTAAGTATCATTGATGCGAAGAACGGAAGAGACCGGATTGTTCCTATGGTAGAAAGCTTAATTATCCGATGTAGAGCCTATTCCAAACAAATGCACTTATTAAGTAGACCAAGTGATTTCTATTTTCCAGGTCGCACATCAGGAACTCATATATCCTACACTAGCACATACAAACGTTATCGAGAATACTTATGGAAAGCTGGCATTCCCCATACAAGACATGGACCCAGAATACATGATTTGCGCCATGCATTTTGTGTTCATCGATTTAAAAAGTGGGCTCTTGCTGGGAATGATTTAAATAACCTGATGCCATACCTTTCGGCATATCTTGGTCATGCAGATTTTAGGGGAACAGAATACTATCTGCGGCTTACTGCAGATTTATATCCAGAAATCATTTCAAAGCTAGATTATGCACATGGATATATCATTCCTGAAAGGAGCTGTAGTTTAAGTGAAGAAAGAATCTGA
- a CDS encoding AAA family ATPase produces the protein MKGVPFTREISPKHLFHSSSQKEASARLEYAVQHRQFCLLTGEAGMGKSTAIRSLVHQLDPIHYHYLYICDSSLTPKLFYREVLLNFGIQPAFRSTDAKRQYQSLMLDIYENEKKHVVVILDEAHHFSDSMLQELRFILNFKEDSMSPLSLIVVGQPSLRNLLRVKQLEAIEQRIQMRYQMSGLTEKDTNEYIRHQLKVVETPHEIFSEEAVIAIYNFSQGIPRKINTLCSQSLLDAFIQGNKIVGESHIHRVINEL, from the coding sequence ATGAAAGGTGTTCCTTTTACCCGTGAGATTTCACCTAAGCATTTGTTCCATTCCTCTAGCCAAAAAGAAGCCTCTGCACGTTTGGAATATGCGGTGCAGCACCGTCAGTTTTGCCTATTAACCGGAGAAGCAGGAATGGGGAAATCAACGGCCATCCGGTCATTAGTTCATCAATTGGATCCAATTCATTATCATTACTTATATATCTGTGATTCTTCTTTGACACCAAAACTTTTTTATCGGGAAGTTCTACTGAACTTCGGCATCCAGCCGGCCTTTCGGTCAACAGATGCAAAACGTCAATATCAGTCTTTGATGCTTGATATTTATGAGAATGAGAAAAAGCATGTCGTTGTTATTTTAGATGAAGCCCATCATTTTTCCGACTCTATGTTGCAGGAGCTGCGCTTCATTCTTAATTTCAAAGAGGATTCCATGTCTCCCCTTTCGCTTATCGTTGTGGGACAGCCTAGTCTGCGAAATCTATTAAGGGTAAAGCAGTTGGAAGCCATTGAACAGCGAATTCAAATGCGATATCAAATGAGTGGTCTAACAGAAAAAGACACGAATGAATATATTCGTCACCAGTTAAAAGTTGTAGAAACACCCCATGAAATCTTTTCTGAAGAGGCTGTTATAGCGATTTATAACTTTAGCCAAGGGATTCCAAGAAAAATTAATACACTGTGTAGTCAAAGCTTATTAGATGCCTTCATACAAGGAAATAAGATTGTGGGAGAATCGCACATCCATCGGGTGATCAATGAACTGTAG